Proteins from a single region of Streptomyces sp. HUAS 15-9:
- a CDS encoding CpaF family protein, whose product MTAVDHQLVKRFRQDAGDRIAEQRRLDQVGGVAPMSTEDERQYARAVIAQILEEYARTEINAGRTPLDAETEEQYAAAVHAALFGVGRLQPLLDNPDVENIDINGCDQVFVGYSDGREVKGDPVAETDEELIELIQVLGAYSGLSSRPFDSANPQLDLRLPDGSRLSAVMDVARRPALSIRRARMGKVFISDLVGNGTLTPEVAHFMACAVRARKNIMIAGATNAGKTTLLRALANEIPPHERLITVERALELGLDTFHDLHPNVVAFEERLPNSEGQGAITMAELVRRSLRMNPSRVIVGEVLGDEIVTMLNAMSQGNDGSLSTIHANSSSEVFNRISTYALQASERLPIEASQMLIAGAVNFVVFIQRRNNYQTGGRLQRMVTSVREVNGVDGRVLSSEVFAEAPDARVVPHAPIACLEDLMAYGYQPHGAWG is encoded by the coding sequence ATGACCGCTGTCGACCACCAGTTGGTCAAGCGGTTCCGGCAGGACGCCGGCGACCGCATTGCCGAGCAGCGCCGCCTCGACCAGGTGGGCGGCGTCGCGCCGATGTCCACCGAGGACGAGCGGCAGTACGCCCGCGCGGTCATCGCCCAGATTCTGGAGGAGTACGCCCGCACCGAGATCAACGCGGGCCGCACCCCCCTCGACGCGGAGACCGAGGAGCAGTACGCGGCCGCCGTGCACGCCGCGCTCTTCGGTGTGGGCCGGCTCCAGCCGCTGCTGGACAACCCCGACGTCGAGAACATCGACATCAACGGCTGCGACCAGGTCTTCGTCGGGTATTCCGACGGGCGGGAGGTGAAGGGGGACCCGGTCGCCGAGACCGACGAGGAGCTGATCGAGCTCATCCAGGTCCTCGGTGCCTACTCCGGTCTGTCGTCGCGTCCCTTCGACTCCGCCAACCCCCAGCTCGACCTGCGGCTGCCCGACGGCTCCCGGCTCTCGGCCGTCATGGACGTGGCCCGGCGGCCCGCGCTGTCCATCCGTCGCGCGCGCATGGGCAAGGTCTTCATCTCCGACCTCGTCGGCAACGGGACGCTGACGCCCGAGGTCGCGCACTTCATGGCCTGCGCGGTCCGCGCCCGCAAGAACATCATGATCGCGGGCGCCACCAACGCCGGCAAGACGACGTTGCTGCGCGCGCTCGCCAACGAGATCCCGCCGCACGAGCGCCTGATCACCGTCGAGCGGGCGCTGGAGCTCGGGCTCGACACCTTCCACGATCTGCACCCGAACGTCGTCGCCTTCGAGGAACGGCTGCCCAACTCCGAGGGCCAGGGCGCCATCACCATGGCCGAACTGGTCCGTCGTTCCCTGCGTATGAACCCCTCCCGCGTCATCGTCGGTGAGGTCCTCGGCGACGAGATCGTGACCATGCTCAACGCGATGTCGCAGGGCAACGACGGCTCGCTGTCCACGATCCACGCCAACAGCTCCAGCGAGGTCTTCAACCGTATTTCCACCTACGCGTTGCAGGCGTCCGAGCGGCTGCCCATCGAGGCCAGCCAGATGCTGATCGCGGGTGCGGTGAACTTCGTCGTCTTCATCCAGCGGCGCAACAACTACCAGACGGGCGGCCGCCTCCAGCGCATGGTGACCTCCGTCCGTGAGGTCAACGGCGTCGACGGGCGCGTGCTGTCCAGCGAGGTGTTCGCGGAGGCCCCCGACGCACGGGTCGTACCGCACGCGCCCATAGCCTGCCTGGAGGACCTGATGGCCTACGGCTACCAGCCGCACGGGGCGTGGGGGTGA
- a CDS encoding type II secretion system F family protein gives MSLTMPILVGVVLGLGVYALIRAFMPTKRSAVAQVARIDAMRARGTAYESVRQTKDTGRFGSLRAEIGARVSEFYLQQGWEQRSLRADLAVLDRSWEKFLATKVLLATAGLFFGPFLFAVVWTLGFGSSPVIPVWLALLFAALFFFLPDLEVRRDAAEKRRDLRRVIGAYLDLVSMSLAGGRGLPEALMAAAEVSDGWATQRIRNALADARITGISQWQALGALGEELGVEELKDLSASLALVADDGAKVRESLASRAETMRHRELAEIEGSAGEKSQSMLVAQLLLCAGFLVFLIFPAAMRVFQV, from the coding sequence GTGAGCCTGACGATGCCGATCCTGGTCGGCGTGGTCCTCGGACTGGGCGTCTACGCGCTCATCCGCGCCTTCATGCCGACGAAGCGCAGCGCGGTCGCGCAGGTCGCCCGGATCGACGCGATGCGGGCGCGCGGAACCGCGTACGAGTCGGTCCGGCAGACCAAGGACACCGGACGCTTCGGCTCGCTGCGGGCCGAGATCGGCGCCCGTGTCTCCGAGTTCTACCTCCAGCAGGGCTGGGAACAGCGCTCGCTGCGGGCGGATCTGGCCGTCCTGGACCGCAGCTGGGAGAAGTTCCTGGCGACCAAGGTGCTGCTGGCGACTGCGGGACTGTTCTTCGGCCCGTTCCTGTTCGCGGTGGTCTGGACGCTGGGCTTCGGCTCCAGCCCCGTCATCCCGGTCTGGCTGGCGCTGCTCTTCGCGGCGCTCTTCTTCTTCCTGCCCGACCTGGAGGTACGGCGGGACGCGGCCGAGAAGCGCCGCGACCTGCGGCGCGTGATCGGGGCGTACCTGGACCTGGTGTCGATGAGCCTGGCGGGCGGCCGCGGTCTCCCCGAGGCCCTCATGGCCGCCGCCGAGGTCTCCGACGGCTGGGCCACCCAGCGCATCCGCAACGCCCTCGCCGACGCCCGGATCACCGGCATCAGCCAGTGGCAGGCGCTCGGCGCGCTGGGCGAGGAGCTGGGCGTCGAGGAGCTGAAGGACCTGTCGGCCTCCCTGGCCCTCGTCGCGGACGACGGCGCCAAGGTCCGCGAGTCGCTCGCCTCCCGCGCCGAGACCATGCGCCACCGCGAGCTGGCCGAGATCGAGGGCAGCGCGGGCGAGAAGTCGCAGTCGATGCTCGTGGCACAGCTGCTGCTGTGCGCCGGGTTCCTGGTGTTCCTGATCTTCCCGGCGGCGATGCGGGTGTTCCAGGTCTGA
- a CDS encoding type II secretion system F family protein, producing the protein MTYSAPTYAALGSLGSLGGLFSTEVLYSIGSGVAVGGGLGLLMIAVRGLPAKPEHEKQKANERAAELIRFAGRRGSLAAIIGLAVLLLTRWAVAGIAAGVLVFFWDRLFGGAAEERAAMRRVEALASWTESLRDTIAGAVGLEQAIPASARAAAPVLRPHLDALVDRLRARTPLPEALQHLSDEIDDASADIIVAALILNARLRGPGLRQVLGALAKSAREEVDMRQRVMAQRASTRRSVQIVVAVSIAFVLGLAVFNRDFVQPYGTAVGQLVLAVVCGLFALGFWWLRKLSTIETPERFLVRDESSVQFVRPRTPAGQGPQPQPFPSEEGVRR; encoded by the coding sequence ATGACGTACTCAGCGCCCACCTACGCGGCTCTCGGCTCGCTCGGCTCCCTCGGCGGTCTCTTCTCCACCGAGGTCCTGTACTCGATCGGCAGCGGAGTCGCCGTCGGCGGCGGGCTCGGGTTGCTGATGATCGCCGTACGCGGACTGCCCGCCAAGCCCGAGCACGAGAAGCAGAAGGCCAACGAACGGGCCGCCGAGCTCATCCGGTTCGCCGGCCGGCGCGGCTCGCTCGCCGCCATCATCGGGCTCGCCGTTCTGCTGCTCACCCGCTGGGCGGTGGCCGGTATCGCGGCCGGTGTCCTCGTCTTCTTCTGGGACCGTCTGTTTGGCGGCGCCGCCGAGGAACGGGCCGCCATGCGCCGCGTGGAGGCCCTCGCCTCCTGGACGGAGTCCCTGCGCGACACCATCGCGGGCGCCGTCGGCCTGGAGCAGGCCATCCCGGCGTCCGCCCGCGCCGCGGCCCCCGTGCTGCGCCCGCATCTCGACGCCCTCGTCGACCGGCTGCGCGCCCGCACCCCGCTGCCGGAGGCGCTCCAGCACCTCTCCGACGAGATCGACGACGCGTCGGCGGACATCATCGTGGCGGCCCTGATCCTCAACGCCCGCCTGCGCGGCCCGGGTCTGCGGCAGGTCCTCGGCGCGCTGGCCAAGTCGGCGCGCGAGGAGGTCGACATGCGTCAGCGCGTGATGGCCCAGCGGGCCTCCACCCGCCGCTCGGTGCAGATCGTCGTCGCCGTGTCGATCGCGTTCGTCCTCGGCCTCGCCGTCTTCAACCGCGACTTCGTGCAGCCGTACGGCACGGCGGTCGGCCAGCTCGTCCTCGCCGTCGTCTGCGGCCTGTTCGCGCTCGGCTTCTGGTGGCTGCGCAAGCTGTCGACGATCGAGACGCCGGAGCGGTTCCTGGTGCGGGACGAGTCCTCGGTGCAGTTCGTACGGCCGCGCACGCCGGCCGGGCAGGGCCCCCAGCCCCAGCCGTTCCCGTCGGAGGAAGGGGTACGCCGGTGA
- a CDS encoding TadE/TadG family type IV pilus assembly protein translates to MRRDVVRERYVREWWAARRSRLDDHGSGAGAVIIFALVFLSLSAFVIDGGLSISKRERAADIAEQAARYAAQDIDKEALYDNEGGPAPINFQDCDARVKAFAREMDMNGADIAATHCVAADAQRVEVEVQLTYQPVFTGMFYGGDVVVHGQAAAKNEVG, encoded by the coding sequence GTGAGACGCGATGTCGTACGGGAACGGTACGTACGGGAATGGTGGGCGGCCCGCCGCTCGCGGCTGGACGACCACGGCTCCGGCGCGGGCGCGGTCATCATCTTCGCCCTGGTCTTCCTCTCCCTCTCCGCCTTCGTGATCGACGGCGGCCTGTCCATCTCCAAGCGTGAACGCGCCGCCGACATCGCGGAGCAGGCCGCCCGCTACGCCGCCCAGGACATCGACAAGGAAGCCCTCTACGACAACGAGGGCGGCCCCGCGCCGATCAACTTCCAGGACTGCGACGCCCGGGTGAAGGCCTTCGCCCGCGAGATGGACATGAACGGCGCGGACATCGCCGCGACCCACTGCGTGGCGGCCGACGCCCAGCGGGTGGAGGTCGAGGTGCAGTTGACGTACCAGCCGGTGTTCACCGGGATGTTCTACGGCGGCGACGTGGTGGTGCACGGGCAGGCGGCCGCGAAGAACGAGGTCGGCTGA
- a CDS encoding demethylmenaquinone methyltransferase, translated as MTRASLDKQPHEVASMFDNVAERYDLTNDVLSLGQDRRWRKEVARAVDARPAQKVLDLAAGTATSSLPFAQTGAYVVPCDFSLGMLQVGKRRNPWLPFTAGDATRLPFKDDTFDAVTISFGLRNVQDTDAALREMYRVTRPGGRVVICEFSHPTWAPFRTVYTEYLMRALPPVARAVSSNPEAYVYLAESIRAWPDQPALAERLRKAGWSKVAYRNLSGGVVALHRGFKESGFKES; from the coding sequence GTGACCCGCGCATCCCTGGACAAGCAGCCGCACGAAGTCGCTTCGATGTTCGACAACGTGGCGGAACGGTACGACCTCACCAATGACGTGCTGTCCCTCGGCCAGGACCGGCGATGGCGCAAGGAGGTCGCGAGGGCGGTCGACGCGCGCCCCGCGCAGAAGGTGCTGGACCTGGCGGCGGGTACGGCCACCTCGTCGCTGCCCTTCGCTCAGACCGGCGCCTACGTCGTCCCCTGCGACTTCTCCCTCGGCATGCTCCAGGTCGGCAAGCGGCGCAACCCCTGGCTGCCCTTCACGGCCGGGGACGCGACCAGGCTGCCGTTCAAGGACGACACCTTCGACGCGGTGACGATCTCCTTCGGGCTGCGCAATGTGCAGGACACGGATGCCGCGCTGCGCGAGATGTACCGGGTGACCCGGCCCGGTGGGCGGGTCGTGATCTGCGAGTTCTCGCACCCGACGTGGGCGCCCTTCCGCACCGTCTACACCGAGTACCTGATGCGGGCCCTGCCGCCGGTCGCGCGGGCCGTCTCCTCCAACCCGGAGGCCTACGTCTACCTCGCCGAGTCCATCCGCGCCTGGCCCGACCAGCCCGCGCTGGCCGAGCGGCTGCGCAAGGCGGGCTGGTCGAAGGTGGCGTACCGGAATCTCAGCGGCGGTGTGGTGGCCCTGCACCGGGGCTTCAAGGAGAGCGGCTTCAAGGAGAGCTGA
- a CDS encoding TadE/TadG family type IV pilus assembly protein, translating to MSPEPPLDSSRGRLTGDDRGLSTVEVVILAPVMILFILVLVAFGQLVDGRGALDGAARDAARAGSIQKDHATAMAEARKAAEADLSDVCSGPVSVVQTSQGFAPDTIFTVEVSCQVRGLAMLGLNVPTRLSASFSSPLDPFRRTA from the coding sequence GTGTCACCCGAGCCGCCCCTCGACTCCTCGCGCGGACGACTCACGGGGGACGATCGGGGCCTGTCCACCGTGGAGGTGGTGATCCTCGCCCCGGTGATGATCCTCTTCATCCTGGTCCTGGTGGCCTTCGGCCAGCTGGTCGACGGCCGGGGCGCGCTGGACGGCGCCGCCCGCGACGCGGCCCGCGCGGGCTCGATCCAGAAGGACCACGCGACGGCCATGGCGGAGGCCCGCAAGGCCGCCGAGGCGGACCTGTCGGACGTCTGCTCCGGCCCGGTGTCCGTCGTCCAGACCAGCCAGGGCTTCGCACCCGACACCATCTTCACGGTCGAGGTGAGCTGCCAGGTGCGGGGCCTGGCGATGCTGGGCCTGAACGTCCCGACACGGCTGTCGGCGAGCTTCAGTTCCCCGCTGGACCCGTTCCGGAGGACGGCGTGA
- a CDS encoding serine/threonine-protein kinase, with protein MEALAPDDTQEIAGYRLRARLGEGGMGVVYLSHTRGGQPVALKAVRREYAQDPEFRKRFTQEVAAARRVQGPYTAPVLDSFTDGPEPWLAVGYVPGPSLAAAVHQHGVLPVRTALQLTAGIAEALQTIHAAGVIHRDLKPSNVLLASDGPRVIDFGIARAADTTALTGTDVRLGTPAYMAPEQAVGGAVTPALDVFALGLITYFAATGRHPFGDGSSHALLYRIVSTEPDLTACPEELRGIVAACLGKDPTARPTPDQIIEACHDLAGAEGLMRHEGWWLPQAVVEQIAEQERTMRFYSSAAAPSGALPPQAPPAPVSTQPGLSPEAAFAAAAPTRPASAPGAVSMAAAPTAPSYPPQSAPLAEPASAAPAPRRRRTPLLASIAAGVLVIGGGSVAAYRMLGDDNGTDNSSSASGGAKSGSAGGGSPKASAASVGAGASAGPDAPKTEAGWQISVRNKNLVLRAPKFTATAKDVGSGTLCSPSDVTTLDLDDLSVSLNDAYLPTSGQWLTYTDCPDPIKGNGIHLADESGAFNVTTQERPTPTQCRDTAREATLANPVPLSRIRNGSVLKTGTGLCIESSEGPVIHLWITKVGKDPSNDDLPTYVVTATQWKPE; from the coding sequence ATGGAAGCGCTGGCGCCGGACGACACCCAGGAGATAGCCGGTTACCGACTCCGTGCCCGGCTGGGTGAGGGCGGGATGGGCGTGGTGTACCTCTCGCACACACGGGGCGGGCAGCCGGTGGCGCTGAAGGCCGTGCGGCGGGAGTACGCCCAGGATCCGGAGTTCCGCAAGCGCTTCACCCAGGAGGTCGCCGCCGCCCGCCGCGTACAGGGCCCCTACACCGCACCTGTCCTCGACAGCTTCACCGACGGGCCCGAGCCCTGGCTGGCCGTCGGATACGTCCCGGGGCCCTCGCTCGCCGCGGCCGTTCACCAGCACGGCGTACTGCCGGTGCGGACGGCACTGCAGCTGACGGCCGGCATCGCCGAGGCCCTCCAGACCATCCACGCGGCCGGTGTCATTCACCGGGACCTGAAGCCCTCCAACGTGCTGCTGGCCTCCGACGGACCCCGTGTCATCGACTTCGGCATCGCCCGTGCCGCCGACACGACCGCGCTCACCGGCACGGACGTCCGTCTGGGCACGCCCGCCTACATGGCACCCGAACAGGCCGTGGGCGGTGCGGTGACCCCGGCCCTGGACGTCTTCGCCCTCGGCCTGATCACGTACTTCGCGGCGACGGGACGGCACCCCTTCGGGGACGGGTCCTCGCACGCCCTGCTGTACCGGATCGTCTCCACCGAACCCGACCTCACCGCCTGCCCCGAGGAACTGCGCGGCATCGTCGCCGCCTGCCTCGGCAAGGATCCGACCGCCCGGCCGACTCCCGACCAGATCATCGAGGCGTGCCACGACCTGGCCGGGGCGGAAGGCCTGATGCGGCACGAGGGCTGGTGGCTGCCGCAGGCCGTGGTGGAGCAGATCGCTGAGCAGGAGCGGACGATGCGGTTCTACTCCTCCGCCGCGGCCCCGAGCGGCGCGCTGCCCCCGCAGGCGCCGCCGGCCCCGGTGTCCACCCAGCCGGGGCTCTCTCCCGAGGCCGCCTTCGCGGCGGCCGCGCCCACGCGCCCGGCGAGCGCACCAGGCGCGGTCTCCATGGCCGCCGCGCCGACCGCGCCGTCGTACCCGCCGCAGTCCGCACCCCTCGCTGAGCCCGCGTCAGCGGCCCCGGCTCCCCGGCGGCGTCGTACACCGCTGCTCGCCTCCATCGCCGCGGGCGTTCTCGTGATCGGGGGCGGCTCCGTCGCCGCGTACCGGATGCTCGGGGATGACAACGGCACGGACAACTCGTCGAGCGCGTCCGGAGGCGCCAAGTCCGGCTCCGCAGGGGGTGGGAGCCCGAAAGCGAGTGCTGCCTCGGTCGGCGCGGGAGCCTCCGCCGGTCCGGACGCTCCGAAGACCGAGGCCGGGTGGCAGATCAGCGTCCGGAACAAGAACCTGGTGCTGCGTGCCCCAAAATTCACGGCGACCGCCAAGGACGTCGGATCCGGCACTCTGTGCAGCCCGTCCGACGTCACCACGCTCGATCTGGACGACCTCTCGGTCTCCCTGAACGACGCCTACCTGCCGACCTCCGGCCAGTGGCTCACGTACACGGACTGCCCCGACCCCATCAAGGGAAACGGCATCCATCTCGCCGACGAGAGCGGCGCGTTCAACGTGACGACGCAAGAGCGCCCCACGCCCACCCAGTGCCGGGACACCGCCCGTGAGGCCACGCTCGCCAACCCGGTCCCCCTGAGCAGGATCCGCAACGGCTCGGTGCTCAAGACGGGCACCGGTCTGTGCATCGAATCCAGCGAGGGTCCCGTCATCCACCTCTGGATCACGAAGGTCGGCAAGGACCCCTCGAACGACGACCTCCCCACCTACGTGGTCACCGCCACGCAGTGGAAGCCCGAGTAG
- the mqnC gene encoding cyclic dehypoxanthinyl futalosine synthase — protein sequence MTEKADLTSFDVTAVLDRAAAGGRITPEEALVLYRDAPLHALGAAADAVRRRNYAGTEHIATYIIERNINYTNVCVTACKFCAFYAAPKDTAKGWTRDLDDILRRCAETVELGGTQIMFQGGHHPDYGVEYYEKHFAAIKKEFPQLVIHSLGASEVEHMARISKVPVEEAITRIHQAGLDSFAGAGAELLPERPRKAIAPLKESGERWLEIMEIAHGLGVESTSTMLMGTGETNAERIEHLRMIRDVQDRTGGFRAFIPYTYQPENNHLKGRTQATLFEYLRMIAIARLFLDNVRHIQGSWLTTGKEVGQLSLHYGADDLGSIMLEENVVSSAGAKHRSNRLEIIDLIRKAGRVPAQRSTTYELLVVHDDPANDPVDERVMSHISSTAIEGGTAHPELKLLASN from the coding sequence GTGACCGAGAAGGCCGACCTCACGTCTTTTGATGTCACAGCCGTGCTCGACCGTGCCGCGGCCGGTGGACGGATCACCCCCGAGGAGGCGCTCGTCCTCTACCGCGACGCCCCGCTGCACGCGCTGGGCGCCGCCGCCGACGCCGTGCGCCGCCGCAACTACGCGGGCACCGAGCACATCGCGACGTACATCATCGAGCGCAACATCAACTACACGAACGTGTGCGTCACGGCGTGCAAGTTCTGTGCCTTCTACGCCGCCCCCAAGGACACCGCCAAGGGCTGGACCCGCGACCTCGACGACATCCTGCGCCGCTGCGCGGAGACCGTGGAGCTGGGCGGCACGCAGATCATGTTCCAGGGCGGGCACCACCCGGACTACGGCGTCGAGTACTACGAGAAGCACTTCGCCGCCATCAAGAAGGAGTTCCCGCAGCTCGTCATCCACAGCCTGGGGGCGAGCGAGGTCGAGCACATGGCCCGGATCTCGAAGGTGCCGGTCGAGGAGGCCATCACCCGGATCCACCAGGCCGGTCTCGACTCCTTCGCGGGCGCCGGCGCCGAGTTGCTGCCCGAGCGGCCGCGCAAGGCCATCGCCCCGCTCAAGGAGAGCGGCGAGCGCTGGCTGGAGATCATGGAGATCGCGCACGGGCTGGGTGTGGAGTCCACGTCGACGATGCTCATGGGCACCGGTGAGACCAACGCCGAGCGCATCGAGCACCTGCGGATGATCCGGGACGTACAGGACCGCACGGGCGGCTTCCGCGCGTTCATCCCGTACACCTACCAGCCCGAGAACAACCATCTGAAGGGCCGCACGCAGGCCACGCTCTTCGAGTACCTGCGGATGATCGCGATCGCCCGCCTCTTCCTCGACAACGTCCGGCACATCCAGGGCTCCTGGCTGACCACGGGCAAGGAGGTCGGCCAGCTGTCACTGCACTACGGCGCCGACGACCTCGGCTCGATCATGCTGGAGGAGAACGTGGTCTCCTCGGCCGGCGCCAAGCACCGCTCCAACCGCCTGGAGATCATCGACCTGATCCGCAAGGCGGGGCGTGTCCCGGCGCAGCGCTCGACGACGTACGAGCTCCTCGTCGTGCACGACGACCCGGCGAACGACCCGGTCGACGAACGCGTGATGTCGCACATCTCGTCGACGGCGATCGAGGGCGGGACGGCCCACCCCGAGCTGAAGCTGCTCGCGTCCAACTGA
- a CDS encoding prepilin peptidase has translation MNDLALIAAAALWGAVAGSSLPRAAYRFSAPQGEEWRALCPGGHPVRGWIGRGRCPDCAESSYGPGAPVLATATALFCAALAAATGTRPELGVWLLLAPLWVLLAVVDFRVKRLPDPLTLPLAAAALALLGPVSLLPEHTGHWFTALYGALALGGGYFVLFLINPGGMGFGDVKLALGMGAVLGWYGWPTVMLGTFAGFSFGALYGGALVVARRAGRKTAIPFGPFLIAGAYAGLLAGAYAA, from the coding sequence ATGAACGACCTCGCGCTGATCGCCGCCGCCGCGCTGTGGGGTGCGGTGGCGGGGTCGTCGCTGCCCCGGGCGGCCTACCGCTTCTCCGCCCCGCAGGGGGAGGAGTGGCGGGCGCTGTGTCCGGGCGGGCATCCGGTGCGGGGGTGGATCGGCCGGGGCCGGTGCCCGGACTGCGCCGAATCCTCGTACGGCCCCGGCGCCCCCGTCCTCGCCACGGCCACCGCCCTTTTCTGCGCCGCCCTCGCCGCCGCCACCGGCACCCGGCCCGAGCTCGGAGTCTGGCTGCTGCTCGCGCCCCTCTGGGTGCTGCTGGCGGTGGTGGACTTCCGGGTGAAGCGGCTGCCGGACCCGCTGACGCTGCCGCTCGCGGCCGCCGCCCTGGCCCTGCTCGGCCCGGTCTCCCTCCTGCCCGAGCACACCGGCCATTGGTTCACCGCGCTGTACGGCGCCCTGGCGCTCGGCGGCGGCTACTTCGTGCTGTTCCTCATCAACCCGGGCGGCATGGGCTTCGGCGATGTGAAACTGGCGCTCGGGATGGGCGCCGTACTGGGGTGGTACGGCTGGCCGACCGTCATGCTCGGCACCTTCGCGGGCTTCTCGTTCGGGGCGCTGTACGGCGGTGCCCTCGTCGTCGCGCGGCGGGCCGGGCGCAAGACGGCGATACCGTTCGGGCCGTTCCTGATCGCGGGCGCGTACGCGGGACTTCTGGCCGGGGCGTACGCGGCCTGA
- a CDS encoding TadE family protein: protein MTAIEFVLLTPVLFFMIFATVQFALYFFADHVAQAAAQAGARKARATADEQPGAWRGEARDVVDSYIRQLGPQLVLSPDVTTLQPEQNTVGVEISARVPTVFPGLDLTVHAQSSGPVERFVKEEN, encoded by the coding sequence ATGACCGCGATCGAGTTCGTGCTGCTCACTCCCGTCCTGTTCTTCATGATCTTCGCGACCGTCCAGTTCGCCCTGTATTTCTTCGCCGACCACGTGGCCCAGGCGGCGGCCCAGGCGGGTGCCCGCAAGGCCCGCGCCACGGCCGACGAACAACCGGGTGCCTGGCGCGGCGAGGCGCGGGACGTGGTCGACTCCTACATCCGCCAACTCGGCCCGCAGCTGGTCCTGTCCCCGGACGTGACGACGCTCCAGCCGGAGCAGAACACGGTGGGGGTGGAGATCTCGGCACGGGTGCCGACGGTGTTTCCCGGGCTGGACCTGACGGTGCACGCGCAGTCCTCGGGCCCGGTGGAGCGCTTCGTGAAGGAGGAGAACTAG
- a CDS encoding C2 family cysteine protease produces the protein MPFAGFDIPQIRSLGSDLKTLGDNAGKLHSDVSAVLTQAQGLLGGKPATTSPALEPLVGNPFSGPFGWLFGGGTLPGSLGHELHDMSDSITRRCNQLEKCNELLAKGYNIDPALAFADEKAPDEKKINQALEDIAALDGKGFGDDGNRDDLNRVKDELNALSPAEFDAFLAKVPAEDLRRYGDLAKKTDDSGMWWWESHDGIPEAQFRDHLSGLLRKAGPTHWAKLEAAFPGIQPGFDTTDAWLQGYNSQLNQGVNGMRYGMPSDPLFATPGKVDASSISQGQFADCWYIASLTATAQANPKFIAEGIKQNPNGTVDVRIWDKDGNQHWVTVTPDLPMDANGNLVSAHGKNETWPAYYEKAFALMYGGDKGGTPDNHMGDKLYDRAEKGDYGATEWDQTNMAPPYVTGHDSKSLDNNFDDIKQSFESHHPVIVATPSGDELKNNGLNPNWQPGYVTRHVFYVKGFDSGGNMILGNPWGPPNGQDIHVSPADYQKYFNSPQELQGTQ, from the coding sequence ATGCCATTCGCCGGCTTCGACATCCCGCAGATCCGCAGCCTCGGTAGCGATCTGAAGACGCTGGGTGACAACGCGGGCAAGCTGCACAGCGACGTCTCCGCGGTGCTGACCCAGGCGCAGGGGCTGCTCGGTGGCAAACCCGCAACCACGAGCCCCGCCCTCGAACCGCTAGTCGGCAACCCCTTTTCCGGCCCTTTCGGCTGGCTGTTCGGCGGCGGCACCCTGCCGGGATCACTCGGCCACGAGCTGCACGACATGTCCGACTCGATCACGCGCCGCTGCAACCAGCTGGAGAAGTGCAACGAACTCCTCGCCAAGGGGTACAACATCGACCCGGCGCTCGCCTTCGCCGACGAGAAGGCCCCGGACGAGAAGAAGATCAACCAGGCGCTGGAGGACATCGCCGCGCTGGACGGCAAGGGCTTCGGCGACGACGGCAACCGTGACGATCTGAACAGGGTCAAGGACGAGCTCAACGCCCTGTCCCCCGCCGAATTCGACGCCTTCCTCGCCAAGGTCCCGGCCGAGGACCTCCGCCGCTACGGCGACCTGGCGAAGAAGACCGACGACAGCGGCATGTGGTGGTGGGAGTCCCACGACGGCATACCCGAGGCCCAGTTCCGCGACCACCTCAGCGGCTTGCTGAGGAAGGCCGGACCGACGCACTGGGCCAAGCTGGAGGCGGCCTTCCCGGGAATCCAGCCGGGGTTCGACACCACCGACGCGTGGCTCCAGGGATACAACTCCCAGCTCAACCAAGGCGTGAATGGCATGCGCTACGGCATGCCCAGCGATCCGCTGTTCGCCACCCCGGGCAAGGTCGACGCGTCGAGCATCTCGCAGGGTCAGTTCGCGGACTGCTGGTACATCGCGTCCCTCACCGCGACGGCCCAGGCGAATCCGAAGTTCATCGCCGAAGGGATCAAGCAGAATCCCAACGGCACGGTGGACGTCCGGATCTGGGACAAGGACGGCAATCAGCACTGGGTCACGGTGACGCCGGACCTTCCCATGGACGCCAACGGCAACCTGGTCTCCGCCCACGGCAAGAACGAGACCTGGCCCGCGTACTACGAGAAGGCGTTCGCCTTGATGTACGGCGGCGACAAGGGCGGAACCCCCGACAACCATATGGGGGACAAGCTCTACGACCGCGCCGAGAAGGGCGACTACGGTGCCACCGAGTGGGACCAGACCAACATGGCCCCGCCGTACGTGACTGGTCATGACTCCAAGTCGCTCGACAACAACTTCGACGACATCAAGCAGTCCTTCGAATCACACCATCCGGTGATCGTCGCCACTCCGTCCGGCGACGAGCTGAAGAACAACGGCCTCAACCCGAACTGGCAGCCGGGGTACGTCACCCGGCATGTCTTCTACGTCAAGGGCTTCGACAGTGGCGGGAACATGATCCTGGGCAACCCGTGGGGTCCCCCGAACGGCCAGGACATCCATGTCTCACCCGCGGATTACCAGAAGTACTTCAACAGCCCGCAGGAACTCCAGGGGACCCAATGA